The Mycobacterium sp. 3519A genome contains a region encoding:
- a CDS encoding primary-amine oxidase yields MTMESTVPGTDATDCPSRYPLDPLTGAEIQSAAAVITDSEYATPTLKFVMIQLAEPGKPADLTFDGDVEVPRRAFVTMYDGAAKLVYEAVVDLTARVIDSWNAVPGRFPSYLVEHMAGVEEVVRADPRWQEAMRKRGVTDFSLAMIDPWPAGYYGAGDHYDNSPLICRPLTFVRAAPSEHGYARPVEGLIVTFDLDAMKVIDIEDHGVVPLPPTAGNYAEKFMFDANNRPAFTHFRDDVKPIEITQPDGPSFTVDGWKVQWQKWSMRVGFNPREGITLHEITYTDRGQTRPIIYRASLSEMVVPYGDTAPTHWNKNVFDMGEVGMGFSANPLTLGCDCLGEIYYFDGTVNDSSGNAVTIPNAICMHEEDYGISWKHTDFRTGEVEVRRARRLVISMICTVGNYEYGFFWYFYNDASMEVEVKLSGVLTTGAVQDGEEPRWGKLVAPNIYGPNHQHFFSFRLDMSVDGANNSVYEVDSIPEPDPELNPHHNAWVTRDTLVASEAEGARDWDWSKGRHWKIANPSKRNELGSPVAYKLTPRDVVPVMVQEGSYIYDRARFVQHNLWVTRYDPAEKFAAGDYMYQSPDAQGLPQYIADDAPLEDTDVVLWYTVGAHHVVRPEDWPVMPCAYTGFHLKPVGFFDGNPALDIPPSPPAACHHH; encoded by the coding sequence ATGACAATGGAAAGCACCGTGCCAGGCACGGACGCGACCGACTGCCCGTCCCGGTATCCGCTCGACCCGTTGACCGGCGCCGAGATTCAATCCGCGGCCGCGGTGATCACCGACTCCGAATACGCCACGCCCACATTGAAATTCGTGATGATCCAGTTGGCGGAACCGGGCAAGCCCGCCGACCTGACGTTCGACGGCGACGTCGAGGTGCCGCGGCGGGCGTTCGTGACGATGTACGACGGCGCAGCCAAGCTGGTGTACGAGGCGGTCGTCGACCTCACCGCGCGGGTCATCGACTCGTGGAACGCCGTGCCCGGCAGGTTCCCGTCGTATCTGGTCGAGCACATGGCCGGCGTCGAAGAGGTGGTGCGGGCCGACCCGCGGTGGCAGGAGGCGATGCGCAAGCGCGGTGTCACCGATTTCAGCCTGGCCATGATCGACCCGTGGCCGGCAGGTTATTACGGCGCAGGCGATCACTACGACAACTCACCGCTGATCTGCCGGCCGTTGACGTTCGTGCGTGCCGCGCCCTCCGAGCACGGCTATGCGCGACCGGTGGAGGGTCTGATCGTCACCTTCGACCTCGACGCCATGAAGGTGATCGACATCGAGGATCACGGGGTGGTGCCGCTGCCGCCGACCGCGGGCAATTACGCCGAGAAGTTCATGTTCGACGCGAACAACCGCCCGGCGTTCACGCACTTCCGCGACGACGTCAAACCCATCGAGATCACCCAACCCGACGGACCCAGCTTCACCGTCGACGGCTGGAAGGTGCAGTGGCAGAAGTGGTCGATGCGGGTGGGCTTCAACCCGCGTGAAGGCATCACGCTGCATGAGATCACCTACACCGACCGCGGGCAGACCCGCCCGATCATCTACCGGGCGTCGCTTTCGGAAATGGTGGTGCCGTACGGCGATACCGCGCCGACGCACTGGAACAAGAACGTCTTCGACATGGGTGAGGTCGGCATGGGGTTCTCGGCGAACCCGCTGACGCTCGGCTGCGACTGCCTCGGTGAGATCTACTACTTCGACGGCACGGTCAACGACTCGTCGGGCAACGCGGTCACCATTCCGAACGCGATCTGCATGCACGAGGAGGACTACGGGATCTCCTGGAAGCACACCGATTTCCGGACCGGTGAGGTCGAGGTGCGGCGGGCCCGGCGGCTGGTGATCTCGATGATCTGCACCGTCGGCAACTACGAGTACGGGTTCTTCTGGTACTTCTACAACGACGCGTCGATGGAGGTCGAGGTCAAGCTCTCCGGCGTGCTGACCACCGGTGCGGTGCAGGACGGTGAGGAGCCGCGGTGGGGAAAGCTGGTGGCGCCCAACATCTACGGCCCGAACCATCAACACTTCTTCAGCTTCCGGCTGGACATGAGCGTCGACGGCGCGAACAACAGCGTCTACGAGGTCGACTCGATCCCCGAACCCGATCCGGAACTGAACCCGCATCACAACGCGTGGGTCACCCGCGACACCCTGGTCGCGTCGGAGGCCGAGGGGGCGCGGGACTGGGATTGGTCGAAGGGCCGCCACTGGAAGATCGCCAACCCGTCGAAGCGCAACGAATTGGGCAGTCCAGTGGCGTACAAGCTGACGCCGCGAGACGTCGTGCCGGTGATGGTGCAGGAAGGTTCCTACATCTACGACCGCGCCCGGTTCGTGCAGCACAACCTGTGGGTGACCCGCTACGACCCGGCGGAGAAGTTCGCGGCGGGCGACTACATGTACCAGTCGCCCGATGCTCAGGGCCTGCCGCAGTACATCGCCGACGACGCGCCGTTGGAGGACACCGACGTGGTGCTCTGGTACACCGTCGGCGCGCACCACGTGGTGCGGCCTGAGGATTGGCCGGTGATGCCGTGTGCGTACACAGGATTCCATCTGAAGCCCGTCGGCTTCTTCGACGGGAATCCGGCGCTCGACATTCCGCCGTCACCGCCGGCGGCGTGCCACCACCACTAG
- a CDS encoding D-glycerate dehydrogenase, protein MIYVSRLLTDRAMAHLHSLGIDVRVGDEDPPSRAELEAGIAGADAAVITLTERADAALLAAAGDQLKVIANVAVGYDNIDIAAARAAGVVVTNTPGVLDRATADFTFALILAATRRVAEGDRFLRSGQSWVWGPRMLVGLDISAGATLGILGYGRIGRAVAKRAKAFDMTVIASARSREPGTAEDGVAFVDNPTLLAESDVVSVLTPLTPETRHLIDAAALAAMKPTAYLINTARGGVVDEAALVEALTAGRIAGAALDVFEGEPDVNPALLDAPNLVVTPHIASAGEATRDAMGILAIDNAAAVLAGNPPLTPVR, encoded by the coding sequence ATGATCTACGTCTCCCGGCTGCTGACTGACCGCGCGATGGCGCATCTGCACTCGCTCGGCATCGACGTGCGGGTGGGCGACGAGGATCCGCCGAGCCGCGCCGAACTGGAGGCGGGCATCGCCGGGGCCGATGCCGCCGTCATCACGCTCACCGAGCGCGCGGATGCCGCGCTGCTGGCCGCTGCGGGCGACCAGTTGAAGGTCATCGCGAATGTGGCTGTTGGCTACGACAACATCGACATCGCCGCCGCACGGGCCGCCGGTGTCGTCGTCACGAACACCCCTGGCGTACTCGATCGCGCGACCGCCGATTTCACCTTCGCGCTCATCCTCGCCGCCACTCGGCGGGTTGCCGAGGGTGACCGGTTCCTGCGCTCGGGACAGTCGTGGGTGTGGGGGCCGCGCATGCTCGTCGGCCTCGACATCAGTGCAGGCGCGACGCTGGGCATCCTCGGCTACGGCCGCATCGGACGCGCAGTCGCCAAGCGCGCCAAGGCATTCGACATGACGGTCATCGCGTCGGCGCGCAGCCGTGAACCCGGGACCGCGGAGGACGGTGTCGCGTTCGTCGACAACCCGACCCTGCTGGCCGAAAGCGACGTCGTCAGCGTGCTCACCCCGCTCACGCCTGAAACCCGACACCTGATCGACGCCGCGGCCCTGGCAGCCATGAAACCCACTGCCTACCTGATCAATACCGCACGCGGCGGTGTCGTCGACGAAGCCGCGCTCGTCGAGGCACTCACCGCGGGCCGTATCGCGGGCGCCGCACTGGACGTCTTCGAAGGCGAACCAGACGTCAACCCTGCACTACTCGACGCGCCGAACCTCGTTGTCACGCCGCATATCGCCAGCGCCGGTGAGGCGACACGCGACGCGATGGGCATTCTGGCCATCGACAACGCCGCAGCGGTGCTGGCGGGCAACCCGCCGCTGACCCCGGTGCGCTAG
- a CDS encoding MarR family winged helix-turn-helix transcriptional regulator, protein MVDMSDSLEDEPLGYLLHRVLLPLKADVTASVLEPLNVAFPEYLCMRVLSKYPGHSNAELARALNVSPQAMNMVLRGLEDRGLVVRPASVSSGRSLPAQLTRDGEQLLERTDDGVRAAERRLMTNLSDEERREFKRILVALGTDPI, encoded by the coding sequence ATGGTTGATATGAGCGACAGCCTCGAGGACGAGCCACTGGGTTATCTGCTGCACCGCGTGCTGCTTCCGTTGAAAGCCGACGTGACGGCGAGCGTCCTCGAACCGTTGAACGTGGCGTTTCCGGAGTACCTGTGCATGCGGGTGCTGTCGAAGTATCCCGGGCATTCCAACGCCGAGTTGGCCCGCGCACTGAACGTCTCGCCGCAGGCGATGAACATGGTGCTGCGCGGCCTCGAGGACCGCGGCCTGGTGGTTCGGCCGGCCAGCGTGTCGTCGGGGCGCTCGCTGCCCGCGCAACTGACCCGCGACGGGGAGCAACTGCTCGAGCGCACCGACGACGGGGTGCGCGCCGCGGAGCGTCGACTGATGACCAACCTGAGCGACGAGGAACGGCGCGAGTTCAAGCGCATCCTCGTCGCGCTCGGCACCGACCCGATCTAG
- a CDS encoding class I SAM-dependent methyltransferase, producing MTQPTQDLFENAYKGEAEQLGFGAKPPWSIGEPQPEIAALIEQGKFHGDVLDVGCGEAAVDLYLAERGFTTVGLDLSPTAIELAKAEAAKRGLTNASFAVADISAFGGYDGRFGTIVDSTLFHSIPVEAREGYQESIVRAAAPGASYFVLVFDRAGLPEGPANPVTEDELRAVVSKYWTIDEIRPARIHANFPGSIEGTPLPFGDVRDEGNGRKSVPAHLLTAHLPES from the coding sequence ATGACGCAACCGACGCAAGATCTCTTCGAAAACGCATACAAGGGCGAGGCCGAGCAGCTCGGATTCGGCGCCAAGCCACCGTGGAGCATCGGTGAACCGCAGCCGGAGATCGCGGCCCTGATCGAGCAGGGCAAGTTCCATGGCGACGTGCTCGACGTCGGCTGCGGCGAGGCCGCCGTCGACCTGTATCTGGCGGAGCGCGGGTTCACCACGGTCGGACTGGACCTCTCGCCGACGGCGATCGAACTCGCCAAGGCCGAGGCGGCCAAGCGCGGCCTGACCAACGCCAGCTTCGCGGTCGCCGACATCAGCGCGTTCGGCGGCTACGACGGCCGGTTCGGCACCATCGTCGACTCGACGCTGTTCCACTCCATTCCGGTCGAGGCGCGCGAGGGCTATCAGGAGTCCATCGTGCGCGCCGCCGCACCGGGAGCGTCGTACTTCGTGCTGGTGTTCGACCGTGCCGGCCTGCCCGAGGGTCCCGCCAACCCGGTCACCGAGGACGAACTGCGTGCGGTGGTGTCGAAGTACTGGACGATCGATGAGATCCGACCCGCCCGTATCCACGCCAACTTCCCAGGCAGCATCGAGGGCACACCGCTGCCGTTCGGCGACGTCCGCGACGAGGGCAACGGCCGCAAGTCGGTGCCCGCCCACCTGTTGACCGCGCACCTGCCCGAAAGCTGA
- the pyrH gene encoding UMP kinase yields MADPTSPNGNEPSLIRPMYSRVLLKLGGEMFGGGEVGLDPDVVHQVARQIAEVVRSGVQVAVVIGGGNFFRGAQLQQRGMERSRSDYMGMLGTVMNSLALQDFLEKEGIATRVQTAITMGQVAEPYIPLRARRHLEKGRVVIFGAGMGLPYFSTDTTAAQRALEIGAEVVLMAKAVDGVFTADPRVDPDAQLLTAISHREVIDRGLKVADATAFSLCMDNGMPILVFNLLTDGNIARAVAGEKIGTLVTT; encoded by the coding sequence ATGGCGGACCCGACTAGCCCCAACGGCAACGAACCATCACTGATCCGGCCGATGTACTCCCGCGTGCTGCTCAAGCTCGGCGGCGAGATGTTCGGCGGCGGGGAAGTGGGCCTGGACCCGGACGTCGTGCACCAGGTGGCCCGGCAGATCGCCGAAGTGGTCCGCAGCGGGGTGCAGGTCGCGGTCGTCATCGGCGGCGGCAACTTCTTCCGCGGCGCGCAGTTGCAGCAGCGCGGCATGGAGCGCAGCCGCAGCGACTACATGGGCATGCTCGGCACCGTGATGAACAGCCTTGCGCTGCAAGACTTCTTGGAGAAGGAAGGCATCGCGACGCGGGTGCAGACCGCGATCACCATGGGTCAGGTCGCCGAGCCGTACATCCCGCTGCGGGCCCGCAGGCACCTGGAGAAGGGTCGCGTGGTGATATTCGGGGCCGGCATGGGCCTGCCGTACTTCTCCACCGACACCACCGCCGCGCAGCGGGCGCTGGAGATCGGCGCCGAGGTGGTGCTGATGGCCAAGGCGGTCGACGGCGTCTTCACCGCGGACCCCCGCGTCGACCCCGACGCGCAGTTGCTCACCGCGATCAGCCACCGCGAGGTCATCGACCGCGGCCTGAAGGTCGCCGACGCCACCGCCTTCAGTCTGTGCATGGACAACGGCATGCCGATCCTGGTGTTCAACCTGCTCACCGACGGCAATATCGCCAGGGCGGTGGCAGGTGAGAAGATCGGAACACTGGTCACCACCTGA
- the frr gene encoding ribosome recycling factor: MIDETLFDAEEKMEKAVSVARDDLASIRTGRANPGMFARVNVDYYGSMTPITQLSSINVPEARLVVIKPYEANQLRNIEDAIRNSDLGVNPTNDGNVIRVAIPQLTEERRRDLVKQAKAKGEDARVTVRNIRRKAMEELHRIKKDGEAGEDEVARAEKDLDKTTHTYTAQIDELVKHKEGELLEV, translated from the coding sequence TTGATCGACGAAACCCTCTTCGACGCCGAGGAGAAGATGGAGAAGGCGGTGTCGGTGGCGCGCGACGACCTGGCGTCGATCCGCACCGGACGGGCCAACCCCGGCATGTTCGCCCGCGTCAACGTCGACTACTACGGCTCGATGACACCCATCACCCAGCTGTCGAGCATCAACGTTCCCGAAGCCCGCCTCGTCGTGATAAAGCCCTATGAGGCCAACCAGTTGCGCAACATCGAGGACGCGATCCGCAACTCGGATCTCGGGGTCAATCCGACCAACGACGGCAACGTCATCCGGGTCGCGATCCCGCAGTTGACGGAGGAGCGTCGCCGCGACCTCGTCAAGCAGGCCAAGGCCAAGGGCGAGGACGCGCGAGTCACCGTCCGCAACATCCGTCGCAAGGCGATGGAGGAACTGCACCGCATCAAGAAGGACGGCGAGGCAGGCGAGGATGAGGTGGCCCGCGCCGAGAAGGACCTCGACAAGACCACGCACACTTACACCGCTCAGATCGACGAGTTGGTCAAGCACAAAGAAGGCGAGCTGCTGGAGGTCTAG